One Thalassospira marina DNA window includes the following coding sequences:
- a CDS encoding sensor histidine kinase gives MSQSLTMMRSRLTKLFVAKPHAAAIALIAAFWVMAVFCPPAQADLAPPAYLSQPEDGDILFNGHIASYRDPTQNRSLQDIRALPESAFTPHEGIPAFGYTTDAIWYRIDLIAENAIKGSRHIDIGPIYLNEINLYLMRKGSTSPLWTTLLGDHVPSSQRPVLAPGHIAAFPALEAGQYTLYIRTQSNSTQFLQASLLSNDVMISRWSTGLAGRGLFIGVILMMSVIYMVIGSFIRDNAVTLYGTCLFAFGILSSSVDGLFLTVVAPEWPYANDLFIGAGTAINIAAASLLWVSILDIGSECRFCKRIFYSYSAIIMLGSVTATSPLYTIFASFCQFSHAGVMMIYISFLIRRIIRNPRYAVHWIYLTVMTVPTTALMIYYLAINNILPINSFTVAAYPIALAAHLVLMSVLMALRITAIDRDRLRASNIAESTEKIVQEQRKLVSMLSHEFRTPLAVIQRAAEMVTLRLHKEAAASGNLDVPRPVTDRLKRIQDQSGKLARLVDVFLGKDNLNAPQFALARKLVPAKSFLQEFVALAQRDNAKVHLTYAGTANSVLYADETLLGLALTNVIENARRHQPGEAISLVAHEEHNITLIIDISHPGLNEAESDNVESLRKSLFAYQNAADPDAGPNRFYEKKIDLEKLAPRNDMGLGLHITQRIITAHGGKTDIVTGKDKNFNIRITLPLEAPL, from the coding sequence ATGTCCCAATCCCTGACTATGATGCGATCACGCCTGACAAAGCTGTTTGTTGCAAAACCGCATGCCGCGGCCATCGCCCTTATTGCCGCATTCTGGGTTATGGCGGTTTTTTGCCCCCCAGCACAGGCCGATCTGGCGCCACCGGCTTATCTTTCCCAACCGGAAGATGGCGACATCCTGTTTAACGGCCATATTGCCAGCTACCGCGACCCGACACAGAACAGGTCTCTGCAAGATATTCGCGCCCTGCCCGAAAGCGCCTTTACCCCGCACGAGGGCATACCGGCCTTTGGCTATACCACCGATGCCATCTGGTATCGGATTGACCTTATTGCTGAAAACGCCATCAAGGGCAGCCGCCACATTGATATCGGTCCGATTTATCTTAATGAAATCAACCTGTATCTGATGCGCAAGGGGTCAACGTCGCCGTTATGGACCACCCTTCTGGGCGATCATGTGCCTTCGAGCCAGCGGCCGGTGCTGGCCCCGGGACATATTGCCGCCTTCCCCGCCCTGGAGGCCGGGCAATATACCCTTTACATCCGCACGCAATCCAACAGCACACAGTTCCTGCAGGCATCCCTGCTGTCCAATGATGTCATGATCAGCCGTTGGTCAACCGGGCTTGCTGGCAGGGGATTGTTTATTGGTGTGATCCTGATGATGTCGGTCATTTATATGGTGATCGGGTCATTCATTCGCGATAATGCCGTAACACTTTATGGCACCTGCCTGTTTGCCTTTGGCATTTTGTCATCCAGCGTCGATGGCCTGTTTTTAACCGTGGTCGCCCCGGAATGGCCCTATGCCAATGACCTGTTTATCGGTGCGGGAACAGCCATCAATATTGCGGCAGCCAGCCTGCTTTGGGTCAGCATCCTCGATATCGGGTCGGAATGCCGGTTCTGTAAGCGCATATTTTACAGCTATTCGGCCATCATTATGCTGGGGTCGGTCACGGCAACGTCGCCGCTTTACACAATTTTCGCCAGCTTCTGCCAGTTCTCGCACGCTGGCGTCATGATGATTTACATCAGCTTCCTGATCCGTCGCATCATTCGTAATCCACGTTACGCCGTACACTGGATTTACCTGACCGTTATGACGGTGCCGACAACGGCCCTGATGATCTATTATCTGGCGATCAACAATATCCTGCCAATCAATAGCTTCACCGTGGCAGCCTACCCCATCGCCCTGGCCGCACATCTGGTTTTGATGAGCGTGCTGATGGCGCTTCGCATTACCGCCATTGACCGCGACCGCTTGCGGGCATCCAACATCGCCGAAAGCACGGAAAAAATCGTTCAGGAACAGCGCAAGCTGGTTTCAATGCTGTCACACGAATTTCGCACCCCGCTTGCCGTGATCCAGCGGGCAGCCGAAATGGTAACCCTGCGCCTGCATAAGGAAGCCGCAGCAAGCGGCAACCTTGATGTCCCCCGCCCGGTAACAGACCGCCTGAAACGCATTCAGGACCAGTCTGGTAAACTGGCAAGGCTGGTGGATGTATTTTTGGGCAAGGATAACCTTAATGCGCCGCAATTTGCGCTGGCGCGCAAACTTGTCCCTGCCAAATCCTTCCTGCAGGAATTTGTCGCCCTGGCCCAGCGCGATAATGCCAAGGTGCATCTGACCTATGCCGGTACGGCCAACAGCGTTTTATATGCCGATGAAACCCTGCTGGGCCTGGCCCTGACCAACGTGATTGAAAATGCCCGCCGCCATCAACCCGGTGAAGCCATTTCGCTGGTGGCACATGAAGAACATAACATCACCCTGATTATCGACATTTCCCACCCCGGCCTGAACGAGGCCGAAAGTGACAATGTCGAAAGCCTGCGCAAATCGCTGTTTGCCTATCAAAATGCGGCTGATCCCGATGCTGGCCCCAACCGGTTTTATGAAAAGAAAATCGATCTGGAAAAGCTGGCACCGCGCAACGATATGGGCCTTGGCCTGCATATTACCCAGCGCATCATCACCGCCCATGGCGGAAAAACCGATATCGTCACGGGCAAGGATAAAAACTTCAATATCCGCATCACCCTGCCACTGGAAGCGCCGCTTTAA
- a CDS encoding sensor histidine kinase, which produces MASNRTARLCPASAIAAMRQAFFVVASIWAILFVIAGTTAHAHGAHVRITQPSNNSFFDLPLDEYTFRLADPDHKLTFRDIATRPLDDFEPIMNTAGPGYTHDSIWYRTDIEIEEPASKDPVTDQSMRLFLEISPPYLDRINIAIFDVDGGKFIWRDELGDNVDFKPDNIKNRNHTTRLPHLAPGHYRILFRVETTSSSSFSSRLRNDSTLMTMGGRSLIISSMIVASLFVIGGVYLIGGLLIRDVSLFWYGAYVLSFAMLGIGLSGLGLLLLQPIWTPINDLITGTGSAFSVATSVMLWVTIIDLKQISRRIYQGYCFYCVIAASMALTACTPYYADFGRYFLTFHLLVLVSMFCWLVYRFWQNPRGIYLFYLLTLGIPSIAATIYVASLVGIAPNSRLTQTIYPLSTMFHLVMMGIAMAYRTRYLEKARAAAQGRRHRTRQLAEEQREFITMLGHEFRTPLAIIQRSAELISLHLGEAGEGIGDRMARIRNHAGQLSGLVDVFLTKDTLDRGAFNLNRQQINLLEFLSNIVDSIDQEGNQTDISLHGDADTAINADTTLLKLAIVNVIENARKYAPSSPVSVDCNHRGDGFAYIRVVDHGPGMNEEDLAQVSMAFYRGKTSDGTRGVGLGLHIANRILEAHNGSITMSVGEKGGTTVVFKLPIDRDATIHNIRHRNTHRIMSTRVARRAGAE; this is translated from the coding sequence ATGGCGTCAAACCGCACTGCCCGGCTTTGCCCGGCATCGGCCATTGCAGCAATGCGGCAGGCATTTTTTGTTGTGGCATCGATATGGGCGATTTTGTTTGTCATTGCTGGCACCACCGCCCACGCACATGGCGCGCATGTGCGCATTACCCAGCCATCCAACAATTCATTTTTTGACCTGCCGCTTGACGAATATACCTTTCGCTTGGCCGACCCGGACCACAAGCTGACATTTCGCGATATCGCAACGCGCCCGCTTGATGATTTTGAACCGATCATGAATACGGCGGGGCCTGGATATACCCACGATTCCATCTGGTATCGCACCGATATTGAAATTGAAGAACCCGCCAGCAAAGACCCGGTCACCGACCAAAGCATGCGGTTGTTTCTGGAAATTTCCCCGCCCTATCTGGACCGGATCAATATCGCGATATTCGATGTCGATGGTGGCAAATTCATCTGGCGGGACGAGCTGGGCGACAATGTCGATTTCAAGCCCGACAATATCAAAAACCGCAACCACACCACCCGCCTGCCCCATCTGGCACCGGGGCATTACCGCATTCTGTTTCGGGTGGAAACCACCAGTAGCAGCAGTTTTTCCAGCCGCCTGCGCAATGATTCAACCCTGATGACAATGGGCGGACGATCGCTGATCATTTCCAGCATGATCGTCGCATCGCTATTTGTTATTGGCGGTGTCTATCTGATCGGCGGCCTGCTGATCCGCGATGTGTCGCTGTTCTGGTATGGGGCCTATGTGCTGTCCTTTGCCATGTTGGGCATCGGTCTTTCCGGTTTGGGGTTATTGCTGTTGCAACCCATCTGGACCCCGATAAACGATCTGATAACAGGCACTGGTTCGGCCTTTTCGGTCGCAACCAGTGTTATGTTGTGGGTCACCATCATTGATCTGAAACAGATCAGCCGGCGCATCTACCAGGGATACTGTTTTTACTGCGTTATCGCCGCCAGCATGGCGTTAACCGCGTGTACGCCCTACTACGCCGATTTCGGCCGTTACTTCCTGACATTCCATTTACTGGTTCTGGTCAGCATGTTTTGCTGGTTGGTCTATCGCTTCTGGCAAAATCCGCGCGGCATCTATCTGTTCTATCTGCTCACACTGGGCATTCCCAGCATTGCGGCAACCATCTATGTCGCCTCGCTGGTTGGCATTGCCCCAAACAGCAGGCTGACCCAAACGATTTACCCGCTATCAACGATGTTCCATCTGGTGATGATGGGCATCGCCATGGCCTATCGCACCCGCTATCTGGAAAAGGCACGTGCAGCTGCCCAGGGACGGCGCCACCGCACCCGCCAGCTTGCCGAAGAACAGCGCGAATTCATTACCATGCTGGGCCACGAATTTCGCACGCCACTGGCAATCATCCAGCGTTCGGCAGAACTGATTTCGCTGCATCTGGGCGAAGCCGGTGAAGGCATTGGCGACCGGATGGCGCGTATCCGCAACCATGCCGGTCAGTTATCCGGCCTTGTTGATGTATTCCTGACCAAGGACACCCTTGATCGCGGTGCCTTCAACCTTAATCGCCAACAGATCAACCTGCTTGAATTTCTGTCAAACATCGTTGATTCGATTGATCAGGAAGGCAACCAGACGGACATTTCCCTGCATGGCGATGCCGATACCGCCATTAATGCCGATACCACGCTTCTGAAGCTCGCCATCGTCAATGTCATTGAAAATGCGCGTAAATATGCCCCGTCATCGCCGGTTTCGGTTGATTGCAACCATCGTGGCGACGGTTTTGCCTATATCCGCGTTGTCGACCACGGACCAGGCATGAACGAAGAAGACCTGGCCCAGGTTTCGATGGCATTTTATCGCGGCAAAACATCGGATGGCACACGCGGCGTGGGCCTTGGCCTTCACATCGCCAATCGCATCCTCGAGGCGCATAACGGCTCCATTACCATGTCGGTGGGGGAAAAAGGCGGCACTACGGTTGTTTTCAAACTGCCAATTGACCGTGACGCCACAATCCACAATATCCGCCATCGCAATACACATCGCATCATGTCAACGCGCGTCGCACGCCGGGCGGGGGCCGAATAA
- the glmM gene encoding phosphoglucosamine mutase, with product MSRKYFGTDGIRGTANNAPMTAEVALKVGMATGRYFTRGNHRHRVVIGKDTRLSGYMLEPALVAGFTSMGMDVILVGPMPTPAVAMLTKSMRADIGVMISASHNPYEDNGIKLFGPDGFKLSDAVESEIETLMDSDLSSMLVPAKLLGRAKRIEDAPGRYIEAVKSSLPGDVSLEGLRIVLDCANGAAYSVAPMVLRELGAEVIEIGTKPNGFNINDECGSTHTKPMCDMVIERRADVGIALDGDADRVQMCDEKGQLIDGDQLMGLVTTHWHKTGQLRGNALVATVMSNLGLERYLEKQGLRLIRTKVGDRYVVEQMRALGCNVGGEQSGHIVLSDFASTGDGLLASLQVLAVLAGHDGPVSQMTHVFDPLPQILKNVRYAAGTDPLNDSRVIEAISAAEKSFNGDGRVLIRKSGTEPLIRVMAEGDDAAHVEQVVDGIIARINAVTGA from the coding sequence ATGAGCCGCAAATATTTCGGGACCGACGGGATCCGTGGAACTGCCAATAACGCACCGATGACCGCCGAAGTCGCCCTTAAGGTGGGCATGGCGACCGGGCGTTATTTTACCCGCGGCAATCATCGCCATCGCGTCGTGATCGGCAAGGATACGCGCCTGTCGGGTTATATGCTTGAACCGGCACTGGTAGCGGGTTTTACCTCGATGGGGATGGATGTCATTCTGGTCGGGCCAATGCCGACACCGGCTGTCGCGATGCTGACCAAATCAATGCGCGCTGATATCGGTGTGATGATTTCGGCATCCCATAACCCCTATGAAGATAACGGTATCAAGCTGTTTGGCCCTGACGGGTTCAAGCTTTCCGATGCGGTGGAAAGCGAGATTGAAACCCTGATGGATAGCGATCTGTCGTCGATGCTGGTGCCAGCCAAGCTTCTGGGCCGGGCAAAGCGCATTGAAGATGCGCCGGGGCGCTATATCGAAGCGGTTAAATCATCGCTGCCTGGTGATGTGTCGCTGGAAGGTTTGCGAATCGTGCTTGATTGCGCCAATGGTGCAGCCTACAGCGTTGCACCGATGGTTTTGCGCGAACTGGGTGCGGAAGTCATTGAAATTGGCACCAAGCCGAATGGCTTTAACATCAATGATGAATGTGGTTCGACCCACACCAAGCCGATGTGCGACATGGTGATTGAACGCCGTGCCGATGTGGGCATTGCCCTGGATGGTGATGCGGACCGCGTCCAGATGTGTGATGAAAAAGGCCAGTTGATCGACGGTGACCAGTTGATGGGCCTTGTCACCACGCACTGGCACAAAACCGGCCAGTTGCGCGGCAATGCGCTTGTTGCAACGGTTATGTCCAATCTGGGGCTTGAACGTTACCTTGAAAAGCAGGGGTTACGCCTGATCCGCACCAAGGTTGGCGATCGTTATGTGGTGGAACAGATGCGGGCACTGGGCTGCAATGTTGGGGGTGAACAATCGGGGCATATTGTGCTGTCTGATTTTGCCTCGACCGGGGATGGCCTTTTGGCATCCTTGCAGGTTTTGGCCGTTTTGGCGGGCCATGACGGGCCGGTTTCGCAAATGACCCATGTGTTTGATCCGCTGCCGCAAATTTTGAAAAATGTGCGTTATGCGGCGGGGACCGACCCCCTGAATGACAGCCGCGTGATCGAGGCGATTTCGGCTGCCGAAAAATCCTTTAATGGTGATGGCCGTGTGCTAATTCGCAAATCGGGTACCGAACCGCTGATCCGTGTGATGGCGGAAGGCGATGATGCCGCCCATGTCGAACAGGTGGTAGATGGCATTATTGCCCGGATCAATGCTGTGACGGGTGCCTGA
- the thiD gene encoding bifunctional hydroxymethylpyrimidine kinase/phosphomethylpyrimidine kinase has translation MKGRVLIIAGSDSSGGAGIQADIKTVTVLGGYAATAITALTAQNTQGVFGVLGIDPAFITQQAELMIDDIGVDCIKTGMLHSVPVIRAVAEILDGKAAGVPVVIDPVMISQSGSRLLEEDAVESLIKLLVPRATVLTPNIPEAEVLSGIKINSEEDMIAAAEKIGAMGANAVLVKGGHSEGDRIVDILWDREHGISGFEDTRIPSTNNHGTGCTLASAIATGIAQGLGQGDAVARARAYVREAIRTAPDFGKGNGPLNHAHPVTGE, from the coding sequence ATGAAGGGACGCGTGTTGATTATTGCCGGATCTGACAGCTCTGGCGGGGCGGGTATCCAGGCAGATATCAAGACTGTGACGGTTTTGGGCGGGTATGCGGCAACGGCCATTACCGCCCTGACGGCACAAAACACGCAGGGTGTTTTTGGTGTTCTTGGCATCGACCCGGCTTTCATCACGCAGCAGGCCGAACTGATGATTGATGATATCGGTGTGGATTGCATTAAAACCGGCATGCTTCATTCCGTTCCGGTTATTCGTGCGGTGGCCGAAATTCTTGATGGCAAGGCCGCAGGCGTGCCGGTGGTGATTGACCCGGTGATGATTTCGCAAAGCGGGTCACGCCTGCTGGAAGAAGATGCCGTTGAAAGCCTGATCAAGCTTCTGGTGCCGCGGGCGACGGTTTTAACGCCCAACATCCCCGAAGCAGAAGTGCTGTCGGGCATCAAGATTAACAGCGAAGAAGACATGATCGCCGCTGCCGAAAAAATTGGTGCGATGGGCGCAAATGCTGTGCTGGTTAAAGGCGGCCATTCGGAAGGCGACAGGATTGTTGATATCCTGTGGGATCGCGAACATGGCATTTCCGGGTTTGAAGATACCCGTATTCCTTCCACCAATAATCATGGTACGGGCTGCACCCTTGCCAGCGCCATTGCAACAGGCATTGCCCAGGGATTGGGACAGGGGGATGCGGTGGCGCGTGCGCGTGCCTATGTTCGAGAAGCCATTCGCACCGCGCCCGATTTTGGCAAAGGCAATGGCCCGCTTAATCATGCGCATCCGGTAACGGGCGAATAA
- a CDS encoding DinB family protein, producing MSEPSALPGTSFYDQARNNAWSNFRLLNCCQKLGAAELTAKRTSFFPGILQTLNHIVIVDWFYIDALLDEGRGRDCFATANPFADIAELANAQKRSDQKLLDFCKTLTIEAANRPVTLARGQGKTATETAGAVLSHLFVHQTHHRGQVHAMLSGTVQKPPQLDEYYLDCDAEFRGTDFQDLGWDGK from the coding sequence ATGTCAGAGCCATCTGCCCTGCCTGGCACATCGTTTTATGATCAGGCGCGTAACAATGCCTGGTCGAATTTCCGGTTGCTGAATTGCTGCCAGAAGCTGGGTGCGGCCGAGCTGACCGCCAAGCGAACATCGTTTTTTCCAGGCATCCTGCAAACCCTTAATCACATTGTGATTGTGGACTGGTTTTATATCGACGCGCTTTTGGATGAAGGCCGCGGGCGGGACTGCTTTGCTACTGCCAACCCCTTTGCCGACATCGCCGAGCTGGCCAATGCACAAAAACGCAGCGACCAGAAATTACTGGATTTTTGCAAGACCCTGACAATTGAAGCCGCAAACAGGCCGGTGACGCTGGCGCGCGGGCAGGGAAAAACGGCAACCGAAACGGCGGGCGCGGTTTTATCGCATTTATTTGTGCATCAGACCCACCATCGCGGGCAGGTGCATGCGATGCTGTCGGGAACAGTACAAAAACCCCCGCAGCTTGATGAATATTACCTGGATTGTGATGCCGAATTTCGCGGCACCGATTTTCAGGATCTGGGATGGGATGGTAAATGA
- a CDS encoding AEC family transporter codes for MFANIFAVLAPVFITTGLGYFWSRAGKHFDTSLVTSLVTFFGTPCLTFAALATVKIGGSALISMGTAAVVSTISFVVIGWVVLKALRLSPRTYLQSLSWPNIGNVGLPLCLLAYGDDGLALAVAFFAAMIVLQFTFGVAFVAGTFSIRSLIKMPIIPATVLAIFFLATETPVPAWLYNTTNLIGQLTIPLMLFTLGVSLARLKPVSLVRSIGLSFVRLIMGVGVGIALSEIMGLEGIARGVVILQCSMPVAVFCYLFAQLYDNEPEEVAGVVISSTFLAAISLPALLWYVL; via the coding sequence ATGTTTGCCAATATTTTTGCCGTGCTGGCACCGGTTTTTATCACAACCGGGCTGGGCTACTTCTGGTCGCGGGCCGGCAAACATTTTGACACATCGCTTGTGACCTCGCTGGTCACGTTTTTTGGCACCCCCTGCCTGACCTTTGCCGCCCTTGCCACCGTTAAAATTGGCGGCAGCGCCCTGATATCCATGGGCACCGCAGCAGTGGTATCGACCATTTCATTTGTCGTCATTGGCTGGGTTGTTCTAAAGGCATTGCGCCTGTCGCCGCGCACCTATCTGCAATCGCTTAGCTGGCCCAATATTGGCAATGTCGGCTTGCCGCTGTGTTTGCTGGCCTATGGGGATGATGGCCTGGCCCTGGCCGTTGCGTTTTTCGCCGCCATGATCGTTTTGCAATTTACCTTTGGTGTTGCCTTTGTCGCCGGGACATTTTCCATACGCTCGCTGATCAAAATGCCCATCATCCCGGCAACCGTTCTCGCTATTTTCTTTCTGGCAACCGAAACGCCGGTTCCGGCATGGCTTTACAATACCACCAACCTGATCGGTCAGCTCACCATCCCGTTAATGCTGTTTACATTGGGGGTTTCGCTAGCGCGGCTAAAGCCGGTCAGCCTGGTGCGCAGCATCGGCCTGTCATTTGTGCGGCTGATCATGGGCGTTGGTGTGGGCATTGCCCTATCGGAAATTATGGGTTTAGAGGGTATCGCGCGCGGCGTTGTGATTTTGCAATGTTCAATGCCGGTAGCGGTATTCTGCTATCTGTTTGCCCAGCTTTACGATAACGAACCCGAAGAAGTCGCCGGTGTAGTTATTTCATCCACATTCCTGGCCGCAATCAGCCTGCCCGCCCTTTTGTGGTACGTGCTGTAA
- a CDS encoding D-glycero-alpha-D-manno-heptose-1,7-bisphosphate 7-phosphatase has translation MTDYSFVRRHLIDPAPKWRDQRNPLPAVFLDRDGVINQEVHYLSKPEDMALIPGVGAAIARINAASVPVVVVTNQSGVARGFLGEDGLLVLHQRMTDLLAAEGASVQGIYYSPFHPDGQGEYRKESICRKPGPGMILAACEDFAIDRGESVLIGDKLADIGAGRAAGMKAVLVKTGHGAKESQLPGAQTADFIANDLADAIDRLFEMGVIAR, from the coding sequence ATGACAGATTATTCCTTTGTGCGTCGTCACCTGATCGATCCTGCGCCAAAATGGCGCGACCAGCGCAACCCTTTGCCTGCGGTATTCCTTGACCGGGATGGTGTGATCAATCAGGAAGTGCATTATCTGTCAAAGCCCGAAGATATGGCGCTGATCCCCGGTGTTGGGGCGGCGATTGCACGCATTAATGCCGCCAGCGTCCCGGTTGTTGTGGTGACCAACCAGTCTGGTGTGGCGCGCGGTTTTCTGGGTGAGGATGGCCTGCTGGTGTTGCACCAGCGTATGACGGACCTTCTGGCAGCGGAAGGTGCCAGTGTGCAGGGCATTTATTATTCGCCGTTTCATCCTGATGGGCAGGGCGAATACCGCAAGGAAAGCATTTGTCGCAAACCTGGCCCGGGCATGATTTTGGCCGCGTGCGAGGATTTTGCCATTGATCGTGGCGAGAGTGTTCTGATCGGTGACAAGCTTGCCGATATTGGGGCTGGCCGTGCTGCGGGGATGAAGGCCGTTTTGGTGAAAACCGGCCATGGTGCAAAAGAAAGCCAGTTGCCGGGCGCACAAACCGCTGATTTTATCGCCAATGACCTGGCCGATGCCATTGATCGCCTGTTTGAAATGGGGGTTATCGCCCGATAA
- a CDS encoding tetratricopeptide repeat protein gives MTAELSTLLRRGLAAHEGNRPQEAEKLYRHVLDIAPNHSEAEHLLATLLTKQGQHREALELFESCIARMGANPAARCNYAIALEASGNIDRAIDEFRLALSYHGDFPTALFHLARLEKARGNYGQTIDLLGRMLNLHNGNFDAFLLFGEALNALGQYEAALMAFENAAEAAKLDADKINRVGAVLLRLGHIDAAQNLFSRALSIHADHVPSLINLAMSLIAAGRYQHAHDVLETAHSHAPDLPDIEALFADILIRSGDTVNGVARLAALVEKNPARSDFHARLLSALLYLPQFDGPEYLKQARQWARSHLPPLVEPPRYANNKMPDRRLRIGWISPDFRDHPLHARLMGMARHHNRNEIELFIYSAVTRHDDITRQWQIVADSWRDIAGQDAERIAARIRKDRIDILVDLSGFTRDHPIEVFAHRAAPVQATFHHASTGIAHIDYIFGHADMVAPGAPENRICSEMLHRLPHAGFAYTPPENSPATGPLPALLNGYLTFGFTGTLPRISDAVLNCWARIMNKAANSKMIIQADGLHDEFIRQNFLDRARQAGLHADRITCQGIDPDKIRNTAIFDQIDVGLDAFPANNIMAGCDMLWHGVPFVTLAGTMPAARCGLGILADVGLDALAAETHNGYVEKAVLLGRDLDALSMIRRTLRDRVLKASMMDHRLIAGDFEQAYREIWRRWCAQ, from the coding sequence ATGACAGCCGAGCTTTCAACTTTACTGCGGCGCGGACTGGCTGCCCACGAAGGAAACCGCCCGCAGGAAGCGGAAAAACTATATCGCCATGTTCTGGATATTGCCCCGAACCATTCCGAGGCAGAACACCTGCTTGCAACCCTTTTAACCAAGCAGGGGCAACATCGCGAAGCCCTGGAACTGTTTGAAAGCTGCATTGCCCGCATGGGGGCCAACCCCGCCGCACGCTGCAATTATGCCATTGCCCTTGAAGCCAGCGGCAATATTGACCGCGCGATTGACGAATTTCGCCTGGCGCTCAGCTATCATGGCGATTTTCCCACCGCCCTTTTTCATCTTGCCCGCCTTGAAAAGGCGCGCGGCAATTATGGGCAAACCATCGACCTTCTGGGTCGCATGCTCAATCTTCATAACGGCAATTTTGATGCCTTTCTGCTATTTGGCGAAGCCCTGAACGCACTTGGCCAGTATGAAGCCGCCCTGATGGCCTTTGAAAATGCTGCCGAGGCCGCCAAACTTGATGCCGATAAAATCAACCGCGTTGGCGCGGTTCTGTTGCGCCTTGGCCATATTGATGCCGCACAGAACCTGTTTTCGCGCGCGCTGAGCATCCATGCCGATCATGTCCCCTCGCTGATCAACCTGGCAATGTCGCTGATTGCAGCGGGGCGTTATCAGCATGCACATGACGTCCTTGAAACCGCACATAGCCACGCCCCCGACCTGCCCGATATCGAAGCCCTGTTTGCCGATATCCTGATCCGCAGCGGGGATACCGTAAATGGCGTTGCACGGCTTGCCGCACTGGTCGAGAAAAACCCAGCCCGGTCAGACTTTCATGCAAGGCTTCTGTCAGCATTGCTGTACCTGCCGCAATTTGATGGCCCGGAATATTTAAAACAGGCCCGGCAATGGGCGCGCTCGCACCTGCCACCATTGGTTGAGCCACCGCGCTATGCCAATAACAAAATGCCCGACCGCCGCCTGCGCATCGGCTGGATATCGCCCGATTTTCGCGATCATCCGTTGCATGCGCGTCTTATGGGCATGGCACGCCACCATAACCGCAATGAAATTGAATTGTTCATCTATTCGGCCGTCACCCGGCACGATGATATTACCCGCCAATGGCAAATCGTTGCCGATAGCTGGCGTGACATTGCCGGTCAGGATGCCGAGCGCATCGCCGCACGCATTCGCAAAGACCGGATCGACATACTGGTTGATCTTTCGGGCTTCACCCGTGATCACCCGATAGAGGTTTTCGCCCATCGTGCCGCCCCGGTGCAGGCGACATTCCACCATGCCTCAACCGGGATCGCACATATTGACTATATTTTTGGCCATGCCGATATGGTGGCCCCCGGCGCGCCGGAAAACCGCATTTGCAGCGAAATGCTCCATCGCCTGCCCCATGCCGGTTTTGCCTATACCCCGCCCGAAAACAGCCCGGCGACGGGGCCGTTGCCAGCCCTTTTAAACGGTTATCTGACATTCGGCTTTACCGGTACCCTGCCCCGCATAAGCGATGCGGTGTTAAATTGCTGGGCGCGTATCATGAACAAGGCCGCCAACAGCAAAATGATCATTCAGGCCGACGGGCTGCATGATGAATTTATCCGCCAGAATTTTCTCGACCGCGCCCGCCAGGCGGGCCTGCATGCCGATCGCATCACCTGCCAGGGGATCGACCCGGATAAAATCCGCAACACCGCAATTTTTGATCAAATCGATGTCGGACTGGATGCCTTTCCGGCCAATAACATCATGGCAGGCTGTGACATGCTGTGGCACGGCGTCCCGTTCGTCACGCTGGCCGGTACAATGCCAGCTGCGCGGTGCGGTTTGGGTATTCTCGCCGATGTTGGCCTGGATGCGCTGGCTGCCGAAACCCATAATGGCTATGTTGAAAAGGCCGTTTTGCTGGGCCGCGATCTTGATGCGCTTTCCATGATCCGCCGCACCCTTCGTGACCGCGTCTTAAAAGCCAGCATGATGGATCATCGCCTGATTGCCGGAGATTTTGAACAGGCCTATCGCGAAATCTGGCGGCGCTGGTGCGCGCAATAG